Part of the uncultured Desulfobacter sp. genome, GGATGGTGGACATTGTTTTTGTATTCAGCTTTGATTTCATGCGTGCCAGCCAGAGCATGTACCGCACCGTCACCTGTACGCCCGGGGCATTATCCGCATACCGTAAAACGTCTGTCATGGCTGTTCTTGATACATGGCGGAACCAGACGTTTCTGGGGCGGCCCGCCAATATCGGCGAAGACCGTGCCATGACCAATATGATTCTCCGCCAGGGATATCATGTATTATTTCAGCAGAACGCCAGGGTATTTACCGAAGTCCCGGTGGCCTATTCCCAGCTTTGTAAAATGTATTTGAGATGGGCCCGGAGCAATGTGCGTGAAACCATTGCCATGGCACGCTTTATCTTCACGCCCTTTCGTCGGGAATCAATGCTTGGGGCGCGGATCAATCTGGTTTCCGACGTGCTCAAACTAACCGTAGCCCAGGTGTTTTTCCTGATCTCCTGGGGATTGATTCTATGGCACCCGGCCATATTCGGAACTAAAACCATTATCGGCATTGTGCTGGGCTCCAGCCTTTCCGCCACAATATACGCCTGGAAATTCGGCAGGATCTCCTCGGTACTGGCATTTGCCTACGGCTTTTTCTTTTTCATCGCCCTGACCTGGATCAAACCCTATGCCCTGATTACGCCCCAAAACTCCAGTTGGCTGACAAGAGCCTGTCCAAAGGTCAAGCCGGAAAAAGATCTTAATCAATTAAGCGCCCGGCAGCTGACCTGATTCTTCTTCCTCTCTTAACTTTATCTTTCTTTCGGCACGGCCCACTGTTCCGGTGCAGCCGTGCCGTCCTGATATGGTCCGGCAACACACCGACAGATCAAGCACCCACACCAAAGAAAATACAGATTTCCAAACTAAATAGTGCCTGAACGAAAACCCGTGTTTGGACGAAAAGTTGCCCAGATGCAAGGCGCAAACAAAACTGCAACCGGAGCGTACTATAGTACGTGAGAATTGCAGCTTTGTGCAGCAACGCCGCAGGTGGGTAACTTTTCGTTCAAACACTAAATAATTAATCTCAATTCCCTTTGACCTTCCTGAATGAATCAGATATATTAAATCCATACCAAGTGAAACAGTTGATTGCTATTTTTGCTTACGACAACACGACTGGTTTTTGGTCATTTCATTTCTCTTACACCCATTTCGTATGATCATCAGGTACCGCTGAAATCATTTTACAGTTCTTTTAACCGGCTGATTATCGTGAAATCTTTTAAATTTAAAAGAAAAGGAGAAAACCATGGGAACCCATGAACTTCATTACGAAACCATGACC contains:
- a CDS encoding glycosyltransferase, translating into MVTSNKIIGNQKKVAALACILTVVATACMNGTDASTGFQFLREMPWGNALIASFSTLFFLAMAELVWRIILVMKYKPIPSVTDEQLPTCTVVVPAYNEGRQVFDTLKSLAGSNYPREKIQLIAVDDGSADDTWKWIKQAKRTLDLPVLTIRQPQNMGKRQALYDGFKKSSGKVLVTVDSDSVVEADTLRNLVTPFSVNTRVGAVAGNVRVLNQNQGIIPRMVDIVFVFSFDFMRASQSMYRTVTCTPGALSAYRKTSVMAVLDTWRNQTFLGRPANIGEDRAMTNMILRQGYHVLFQQNARVFTEVPVAYSQLCKMYLRWARSNVRETIAMARFIFTPFRRESMLGARINLVSDVLKLTVAQVFFLISWGLILWHPAIFGTKTIIGIVLGSSLSATIYAWKFGRISSVLAFAYGFFFFIALTWIKPYALITPQNSSWLTRACPKVKPEKDLNQLSARQLT